tgttataaaaaaaaattagcaacGCAGCCTGTTTGTCTTCTATTTACATGTAAAAGGTTATAAAATACATGAATATTTAATTACTAAAACTAAAAGAAATGGAAGgacaatataaaaaatgatgaaaatagAGACCTTGAATATCATTGATAGTTGTTGATGGAGCAATAGTTATACTAGGAATTGTtagtggttgtggtggtggtgtgaaaGAAGTGGAGGGAGTAGTGAACATTTTCATGATACTTTCTTCTTCAATTTCTTTGTTTTTAGAGTTGTTTTTAGAAGGGTTTCCATATTGATGATTTATCATCAAATCAGTAAGTAACATCTCGGAGCTACTAACGACcgtttgatggtgatgattttCTCGACTACTAATCATACTTCCTAGCTCCGAAAAACAAAACCCTTGTGTGAAACTTGTAGGAGAAGGGGCCTGTTGTTGTGTCTGGCCCACGGGGAAAAAGTAAGGTTCTTGAAAGAACTCCCCGTGATGCTGTTGCTGGTGGGGCTGACTGTGAGCCCCACCAGCAAAAAAGGTTTGGGGTTGGTTAACCGAAACAGTAGGGGAGTTCAGAAAGAACTCAATTGACTTAGACGATGACTTGTCAGATGACGAAGAAGACGAGGTGGTTGCTGCCACCGCCTTGGTAGCAACCGACTGAGTTTGGTTGGTTTGCGACTTAGCAAGGTGACGGTTCTTGTGTTTGCTCCTTGACTTCCTGTTTTGGAACCAGTAGAAGACGTTGGCGTCGCCGACTTGACCGTACTCTTGTAACCGTGCTCGGATTCTTCGGATTTCATCTCTTGGAGGATTCACCAACCCTGAGTTGAAAATGGACTCCAGGATCCGGATTTGCTCCGGTTTAGGGTTCCATCTTGGCTTTGGTTCAGGGGTCCTTTCGTCATTTCCTGTCATAttcaatcaataataatattagtttCTGTAAGCAAAATagagtatataataaaataaagcttTTACATATTGTAACGTATGCAacattattatctctttttcCGGATGTGTGCATAAGATTATGGAAACAGTAACGTATATATTTCATCATCATTACAAAACTATCCGGAACAAATGTACATGCaccattttgtttttattacacaaaaaattaaagaaaattgtttgatataaatatatatatagaatttaaatataataaccaGTATacaattaattgaaaaaaaatatgagaatAGCTAATCATCATGTAATTATCACCTGATCatgattatatataagtataattaattaagtagtGAGATAAattagaaagagaaaaaagttaCCAGAAGTGTATGATTTGAGGGTGGCAGGAGGAGCATGATGATGAGGAGTAGTCTGCCATTGGTGGTGATCTTGATGATTGGTAGTGTAGGTGGGTTTTGATTTGAACATACTAGGCCAGTGCCTATTTGATGAAGCCATAATATATCTATCTTAAATGAAGAAATATATGTGGTATTGCAAGTGTGTGTGTGATGATTGATGATATGAATGAACTTATTGTCTACTacacacacttaaaaaaaaaaaaaaaaaagtcagagAGACAAAAAAGTTATCTTCCCTTGTATATCTCTTTTGTGTGTTTGGCTGTTTTTTTGGTTTACTACTGAAGGAGAATGAAAAGACTAGACATATATAACATCTCTTCTTATAGACTTCTCACCTACTCCTGCATTTCAGTTCAGTTAcacaattaatatttttaaacaaataatattattatatatatatgctatacgtacataattaatttgtaaaataagatatatcaatgaatgaataaataaattgaaaaacatTCCTATAActttatttactcttttttataaattacctatatatagatcaaattaaaaaattgaacTAGGCAAACATGAAAAATCAAGTACTATACATCATAGAGTACGTATTAATGGACAAACATAGTAAAACTtcatgaaaattgtaaaaagttACAAGGTTTGACTTGTTATCATGTTTGTGTCTTTCTAAAAGTACCACCTTTCTatcttttgagaaaaaaaaattgatcttttttttttggtatacaaTTCTTTTaaaaggttgtatatatattaatttacctCAATTGTGTTAGGAGAAGGTTCTTGTGTGTATGAAAGTGAGAAAAATGGATTATGATATGTTGATGATAGAAGATAGGGGGGAGAAAAAAAtggttaataatatatatatttttactactaaaatattgttatattgacatatagtagtagtagtagtaaggCAAAAAGGTGGGTGTAGCAGGGAAGAATAAATAGGGGTGGGGGGAAATTATATTGAATTCGAAAGCCAAGAAGTAAGAAGGAGAAGAAGGCATGTTATGTTAGGGTTGGATGGATGGAGTGggaaagtggtggtggtggatgatTTATTGCAAGTTCGGCTTATTTCAGGCAAAGTTATAATATGGGTTCTTTCTTGGATTGACTCGAGGGGAATTTATTTCTTTGTCCATCTTTCAATGAAAGATAAAAAACTATTTAACATGGATGAAAAATATATCGAGAAATTTCTTCTTTTTACTTCAAGAACaaataataatcacaaaatTGATCAAGCGGTAACTATTTTATGACATTATGTATGGTTTTGGTTTGCTGTTGTTAATTTTAGTTACTAGGAAAATAATGTGAAAGCATTACAACTGAATATGAATTGAAGGTTTTGTTAATTACACTAGCTCTTAAAAATTGTTAGTAATATGTAGTAATTATTTATACGTATAGTCAGTAGTTAAATATTTTGCAATTTTCCTTTaccatttttcttatataccaataaactaaaacaagattggaatatttttaaaacaacatGTGGCGTAATACTTAATCGACAcatatcattttaatttatttattttattaaattagattctttaattatatatggaaAGTGATATTTTTACAACAGAACTTAGCAATctacaacaaatatacaaatttgTTATGCATAAAATACAACTGCATGATACAaatattgttgtagatgactaaaatgtgttgtaggaatatcatttcccattatatatagattcaatttccttattagacttaaaattaagctctaactcttggcttgttaatacaaaatatattataaccttatttgattgatcgttttctcattaataaatcgtctcttttttccctttaa
The sequence above is drawn from the Erigeron canadensis isolate Cc75 chromosome 4, C_canadensis_v1, whole genome shotgun sequence genome and encodes:
- the LOC122597126 gene encoding WUSCHEL-related homeobox 9-like encodes the protein MASSNRHWPSMFKSKPTYTTNHQDHHQWQTTPHHHAPPATLKSYTSGNDERTPEPKPRWNPKPEQIRILESIFNSGLVNPPRDEIRRIRARLQEYGQVGDANVFYWFQNRKSRSKHKNRHLAKSQTNQTQSVATKAVAATTSSSSSSDKSSSKSIEFFLNSPTVSVNQPQTFFAGGAHSQPHQQQHHGEFFQEPYFFPVGQTQQQAPSPTSFTQGFCFSELGSMISSRENHHHQTVVSSSEMLLTDLMINHQYGNPSKNNSKNKEIEEESIMKMFTTPSTSFTPPPQPLTIPSITIAPSTTINDIQGVEELETGKTIVFINDMPFEVAVGPFNVKEAFGGDAVLIDSSGQTVVTNEWGVTVQSLQHGAFYYLVRPAFTYDHNAATTTVDLI